From Sphingobacterium bambusae:
GCTAAGCCTGCTCGGGTAGCACAAATTAAGCGAGACTATATTAAAAGGCAGGAGCGTGCTAAAAAGTCGGTAACAAATAATTCTCACTTATTATTGGATATCCTCACCGACGAAGGTGATGGATGTATTGCTTGTTTTGTTTAAATGAAAGACGTTTTCTCCAGTTTGAAGGAATTTGTTTGGGACATAATTGGTTATCTTATTCCTGGATATCTTGTTATTATCTTATTTAATTTTTTTATTACTTCAAATATAGGAGTGAAAAATGATTTTCTATTCAGTTGGGAGTTGTTAAACCCAGCTTATGTGCTTATAGTTTTAGCATATGTCTTAGGATTCATTGTATATGGTCTGACACAATTTAAGATTTGCATTCAGGATCTTGTAATTGAGAAAACTAAAAAATTTAAGATAAGCAAATTTTTGCAAAAATATCATTCTGAGATTTGGAAAGATGAATTTGAAAATTCGCAAGCGCTCATTGCGGCGAAGCGTAGGTTGACCGATGATGGTATCAGTGAGGCTTCGCAGATGAAAGTGAATGAGATTCGAGATATATTTATGTCTAGAAATCCTGAAATGGATCAAAAAATCTATACTTTTATGTTTAGAGCTTCAGTTTTTGACCACACTTCGACTATTCTGATGATATTTGCTGTAATAGCTCTAATAGGAAGTTTTTTACAGCTCTTCGGCTTACACTTTTTTAAGTATGAGTCGGTACATATAATTTTGTACATTTCTTTTCCTTTTCTGTGTATTAGATTGGGAAATGCCAAACGTTATTTTTATTCTATTTCGCAAAGAATCCCAATGTCTAATTTGAAGTAATTATGAAACCAAAGATTTATTTAGCGGGAGGGTTTAGAGGAGGATGGCATAAACACGTTATAAACCAACTCTCAGAATTTTTCACGATTTACAACCCACAACAGCATAATCTCGAAAGTGTAGAGAAATATACAGCTTGGGACCTATATCATTTGGATAAATGCGATATCGTACTTGGATTCATGGATGAGAAAAATCCTTCGGGCTATGGTTTAGCTCTAGAAATTGGTTATTCGAAAGCAAAAAATAAGTTGGTGATCCTTGTAGATGAAAAATCACAAAGTGACAAAGTTTTTTCGCGATATTTTGCAATTTGTCATCAATCTGCAGATGTTGTTTGTAGGTCTATTGATGAAGCAATAGGATACCTTCAGAGTTTTGGATAGACTAGGTTTAGTAAGTACGAAAAAGCCGATCGATCTAAACATAACTACTTCAGTAAATTTGAAAATAAAATATTTTTTTAGTTTTACTGTGTTGATCTTCAGGTTTTTATGTGTATATTCGCGTTTAAAATTCAAAATTAAATAACTTTTTTCTATTTATTTGTCCCATATATTAATAGAGATTGAAGTATAGCTTCTGATCGAATTAATTTTTTGTTTATGGACTTGAGTACACCGAATGGGTACGAGGGTCACAAAAAGGCTACATATGATTATTGAAGACATTGAAAAACGCTTTTCTGCTATTTTGGCGTTTCAGAAAAAGCAAATGAAGTATCCTCAAAATTCTAAGGATTTTGATATTTATGACAAAGCTATTGATTTATCGTTGAACTCAAAACGTAAAGTTGATGCTTATTTCGAATGGAATCTCGTAAGAGATGCGCGTAGAATAGTTGATCGCCAAAAACGCAATACTCCGAAATTTGTGGAACTATATTATGATAGTGATCCATATTACCACGAAGAATTTTTTATCACTACTGATACGACAGATAGTATTATTCTTACAGCGGATCTACTTCTCCGTATTAAAGATAAATGTCGATGTATCCATTCGCGTGCAGATGAAGTTTTGGACGGTTTAATATCCGGCCAAAATTGCAGAGAGCTTGCAGGTGTTCTAAAGGTATCTGAAAGTTTAATAAAGAAAATTCGGATTAAAATTCGTAAAGAGGTTGATAAGATTGTTAAAATTAAAAAGTAATATATGAATACAGAATTAAACAGAAGTGTGCCGTTTATTAAAACAGGGCAAGCTCTACAGTCGTTAAGGGACTCTGGCTATAGCATCGAGGCGGCTTTGGGAGAAGTTATAGATAACAGTATCGAAGCGGAATCGAATAATATTGCAATACATCTTGTTGAAGGGAAAAATAAGGATGGTAAAAAGTGCGTAACTAAAATTGTTTTCATAGATGATGGTACAGGCATGAATACAGAACTCCTTCAATATTATCCCCAAATAGGATTTTCGACTCGCTACATGAGCACGAATACTATCGGCAAATATGGGGTTGGTTCAAAGTTCGCAGCACTTAATTTCGCCCGAAGGTTCGATGTCTGGAGCAGAGTTAATGTTGATGATCCTTGGATGCATGTCTATTTTGATTTAGATAAGACTATTGAAACTGAACAGGCAGGAGAAGAACCTATGGTTGAAACGCCAAAAGAACTAAGACTTCAAAAAGAAGTGAGAGATCTTTTAACAACAGAGGCAAAAGGAACAGTGGTTGTTTGGTCAAGAGTAGATCGTTTAGAGGATGGTAGACATGCTTTGCATTACGATGAATTAGTGCAAGACATAAAGAAGGAACTTGCGCGAATGTTTCGACATTTTATTGATGGCGGTATCAAAATCTCTGTCAATGGGCAAAGTTTATTAGCGTACGATCCTTTGATGATTATGAAAAATTCATTTCAAGATAAAGAGTTGAAAAAGTATTATTTAGCTCTTACAAAGGATAAAGCTGACAGTAGGGTAAAAGAGCACTACGATGCTAGGGTTATTGATGAGAGAAGCATAAAGGTCGAAGATTCCACAGTTCTGCTTAAAGTGACATTGTATCCAAAGGAGATTATCAGGAGTAGGGGGCGGGGAGGAGATACTTTAGCGACGAAATTGCGTGTTCCGGAAAATGAGGGTGCGATTAGCTTTATACGATTGGGACGTGAAGTTGCCTATACAAATGTGCCACGAATTTTCCCGAGCAGAGTAGAAAATCCAGACCGTTTTATTGGTATAGAAGTTTCATTTTCGCCGGATTTAGATGGTTACTTCGGCGTTCGGAATGTCAAGAGAGGGGTAGAACCTCATGGAGAGTTACGTATGAAAATTCGTGAAGCACTGAGAAATCCTATTACTCAAGCTCGGAAGGTTATCGAAGATATTTGGGGTGAAGTTTCGAGAGAGGAACAAGAGCATCAGGGAGAATATAATCCCATAACTCAAGCAGCGAACGAGGCGAATAAGACTATGCCGAAGAGCCGAGCTATAAGTCAACAAACAGCAGCTGAAATTGAGGAAGTAATTGATGAGTTAGCGATGGACGTGGTAGGAAGCGATTCTAAATTACAGCAAGATTATAAAGCAAAAATAAGAAAAGAGCCGTTTGTGATAGAGTCGGTCAGCTTCGCGGGTAAAGAGTTTTTTGATATAAAACATCTTAATGGGCAAGTAATAATTCGTATTAATACTAGACATCCATTCTACCGCGAAATGTATAAACCGATAAAAGACATAGCACAATCTGATCCTGGCACAGTTACAGGAGATCAGGCAGTTAAAATTTCACGTAGAACTATTGAAGCTCTAACTTTACTTATATTATCTTATGGCAAAGCAGAGTCAATGAACAATAACCCTGACGAAGCGTACCGAGATCTAACAGGATATTGGGGGCAGTTTCTTCACAGTCTAATGGGGCGAGTTAAAGATGTTTTGTGATCACAATTTATTTTACGAAATGTAATTTGTAACTATGCGGAGTTTAATAGGTCTCCGCATAGCTTTGTTTTTATCTTTTTTTACTCCAACCAACCTATAACTCTATCCCACAGAGTGTCTAGAATTTTTCGGGATCTTTCGATAATAATTTCATCGTTCCATTGATGATTCTCAGGAATATTTAGGAGTGGGCGAATATGGTCTGCATACTTCGCTCTTTTTAAAATTTCAAGATTGGAATCTTTCAGTGGGATATTATCTGCTTTCGCTTTATTTGTAAGCTCTACTAAACGGTCAGGATCTTGTTCTCCTAAATGCTTATAGTAGATCAATTTTTCATCCCATCCTTTATTGCTAGCGCTTGTGTTGACACCACGTGGGAGCAACGTTAGGTTTCCAAGTTTGTCAAATAAATCATTTTCCGAGTAAATAGAAGGCATCCAATCTCCTTTATTAACCTTCGGTGCAATATGTTCAATCGAATCTAATTCTTCACTTATCCACCTTTCTAAACGCAAGTAATCTGATTTTCCTGCGGTAGATTTTTTAAATAAACCCGGGTTCGCGTCGTCCGGTATAGTGTCGTGCGCTGCATTAAATAGAGCAAACTTACATACGCTATACGAGGAACTATAGGTACAATTTATAGTTGCAGTGGCGAGCCAATCTGCTTTTTCTTTAGGAAGCTTATCGCGCAGATATGATTTAATACTACCAACTTCGAAATTAGGATTCGTTAACCACGTATGACTTTCGATAGCTATTTTTGTAGAACCTCTAAAATATGTACGATAGACATCGTCTAGCCCAGAATTGGATTGATGCGCACGCCATATCAGATAAAAAGCGGATACAGCTTTTACTATTGAAACAAATTTAGAAGCGGAGTTTTCTTTACCCTCGACCAGATCGTTATAAAACGTACCTAAAAAAGTAATCGCCATCTTATGGTTACTCTCCTTTAAAAATAATAGCAATAGGGATGTTAGATCAGCTTCCGCAGTACCAGCGAGGATCGAGGGAGGCATTTTGTCCTTCCCTTTATATTTGTTCCATACATCATCGTAGAATTCTGTATAGTTACCAAAGTACTTGATAAATTCCGTTTTCTTTGCAATTGAATCCAACTGTCCATAAATTGCTCCCAACCATTTTCTTTGAGCGCTAAAATGAGTGGCCAATCTTCTGCCTTCCACGGGAAGTGCGAATGATGTTAGTAGTTCGTTTGTTAACTTGCTTTTTTGCGCTGCGCTCGAAAGATTTTCGAAAGCTTTCTCAATTTTGGTGAAATACTCATTTTCCGACGCCTCTTTAAAATTCGGAACGGCTTGAACGACTACGGGTTTAAAGGTCTCTATTGCTGTGAGCGGTGTACCCGTGGCATTCAATGATTGAAACATGTCAAATGCCCAGTCGTCATTGGCGGGTTTTATAATGGTAAAACAGCAGCGATCTAGTAAGTAATGGCATACGGAGAATGTTTGGACTAAAGAAGATAGATGGTAAGAGAATGTGTTTTTGTCTGTTATATCACCGGTCTCCAAAATTTCTTTTAAAATGGGGCGTTTGTATTGCCAGAGATTATCTTCGTCAATTTTACTGAAAATAGTTTGCGCATCGCAAAACTCTGAACTGTCCAAGTGTGCCAACGCCACATGTTTGTTTAGCCATATATTGACTTCCTTTAAGTTTCTCCCCGCGTTGGATTGCTTATCGAAAGTCGGCATCTCTCCATTATTGAAAAAATGTTCAATGAAAGCGTATAAATAGCCAGATATCTGGGAGAGGTAACTTTCGTTTTGTTGTTCACGCATCACCCACTTATCGATGTTTCCGCGAATTATCTTTGGTTTTATAGAGGGTGTTCCTCGATTTAGGTCCACACCGAAAACTGCTTGAAGCTTCTTTTTCCAATCTTTACACGCTTCGGAAATCTCTGATAAAATTTCCGCTCCATTGTATTGCTCATCTAATTTTTTTGAAGCTTTTTCTAAACGTTCTTCAATTACCGTGATCTGCTTGTATAGCAGAGCCGATATTAATGTAATTGTAGATAAACGTTGTTGCCCATCAATCACCTTTTCTATGGCAGGAGGAAGTGCTTTAGTGTCCTGGGGCTGTACGTTGTTTTTATCTGATTCGGTAACTGTTATTATCGTACCTAAAAATCGTATCTGATTTTCTGTGCTATCATCGGAGAGGTCTTCAATACCCTTTGCTATGTCTTCTAATAACTGTTCGATATTGGATGTATCCCAGCTATATTCGCGTTGGTAGAGCGGGATATAAAATCCTACTCCAGGCTGAACAAAATACTCGTATATACTTCGATTCTCGGTGTTAAATGCTTTGTCTATGTTGATCATGATGTGATTTTCTCTTTATCAATATTTGTGTATCTCTTTTTTATTTCCGTCCACTCGAAAAGAATATTTTCGTCGTCATTTTTTTCAGCCGTTCCAAATATTTCGTCAGGTGTTTTATAAAAATCGGCTAGTGGTTTAGGGAGACTTTTTATAATAGGGTATTTTTTTAGCAATCCGCCTTCCGATTTTTCGCTTTCTAACCAAGGTCGCCCTAATACAGAAAGGGCATTATAATAAAGAAACGCTTGCTCGTAAGTAGATAGTTGTGATCTTAGCGTCGCTATATAATCGTTCTTAGCTTTTATATCTGCCGATATTGGATAACGCTCTTCAACAAATTTTACAAGTTGAAAAATATGACGGACATAATGGCTTAAATTACCCATATGACCTTGAAATGGAACATAGTCATAAAAGAATCTGATACTCTCATTTTCCGATACTTTTGCTTTTAGAGAGAGGGGTCTAGTACGTCTTCTGTAAAAATCTTGTGTTTTATTGATACACTCTGCAAGTTTCTCAAAGACGGGTTTACTTTCGTTATCCAAAATATCATCCACTAACTTACTAGATGTTTGGCCTATACCAAAGAAAAAAATAAGGTAAGATATATTGTAAATTTTTTCGATTGCTAATTTTGTTGTCGAATTCTTTTGCTGCTCATTAATATTATTCAAACAGTAATAGTAGGTATACTTAAGTTCATTAAATAATCTAGAGAATGTTTTCCGGCCTTCTATATTATTATTAATGCCAATTTGATCTACGTTGTCTCGGTGGATTCGCAGCATTTCGTAAAACTTGGTTTCAAAGCGCTCGATTTTCAAATCCTCTTGTTGCTGTTTGTTGGCTTTAAATTGAACCCAAAATGCCAAAAATGTTAATATTGCAGCTCCTATACCAATAATCGGAGTAGAGAAGCCTCCCAATGAATCACCTATTGGCCCGGTTTTTTGAGCATCGTTTCCAAATAAAAGACTATTTAAAAATACGTAATAAAACCAGCATACAAAAATGGTTAGTATTGATACGATCGCAATGCCGGAAATGAAAATTATGTTGACCTTTTTAGTTGGCGATCCCACTTTTCTCATAGATTTAGGTGAAGATTTTCTTCTTAACAGCGGGATAAAAAGTAGTTCTTTCATTCATTAGTAATATTTTCCTTCTGCTAATTCGAGTTTTACTACAGTTTTTGTGCTCGCTGGGACGCTTTTTATCCTTAAATAGCTTTAATTTCCACTATACTCTCCTCAAGTTGTTTGCTCTCAACCCCCGCCTTATTCAGTTTAGGCACTTTCTGATAAACAACTTCAATAATGTCTTGATCCGGTATAGCTTTCGGGAGTAATTCGTCAAGAGACTTTAACTTCAATGCCGTAGCTATTAATGTTAAATGCCTTATACTATATTTATCAGGCTGACCTAATGCTTCAACTTTCCCAACAAAACTCTTGCTTAAGTTCATTAGTTCACTTAAATCGCGTTGAGAAATTCCTTTTTTCTCTCGGATCTCCCTAACCCGATTGATGATCTCGTAATCAA
This genomic window contains:
- a CDS encoding nucleoside 2-deoxyribosyltransferase domain-containing protein — its product is MKPKIYLAGGFRGGWHKHVINQLSEFFTIYNPQQHNLESVEKYTAWDLYHLDKCDIVLGFMDEKNPSGYGLALEIGYSKAKNKLVILVDEKSQSDKVFSRYFAICHQSADVVCRSIDEAIGYLQSFG
- a CDS encoding ATP-binding protein, translating into MNTELNRSVPFIKTGQALQSLRDSGYSIEAALGEVIDNSIEAESNNIAIHLVEGKNKDGKKCVTKIVFIDDGTGMNTELLQYYPQIGFSTRYMSTNTIGKYGVGSKFAALNFARRFDVWSRVNVDDPWMHVYFDLDKTIETEQAGEEPMVETPKELRLQKEVRDLLTTEAKGTVVVWSRVDRLEDGRHALHYDELVQDIKKELARMFRHFIDGGIKISVNGQSLLAYDPLMIMKNSFQDKELKKYYLALTKDKADSRVKEHYDARVIDERSIKVEDSTVLLKVTLYPKEIIRSRGRGGDTLATKLRVPENEGAISFIRLGREVAYTNVPRIFPSRVENPDRFIGIEVSFSPDLDGYFGVRNVKRGVEPHGELRMKIREALRNPITQARKVIEDIWGEVSREEQEHQGEYNPITQAANEANKTMPKSRAISQQTAAEIEEVIDELAMDVVGSDSKLQQDYKAKIRKEPFVIESVSFAGKEFFDIKHLNGQVIIRINTRHPFYREMYKPIKDIAQSDPGTVTGDQAVKISRRTIEALTLLILSYGKAESMNNNPDEAYRDLTGYWGQFLHSLMGRVKDVL
- a CDS encoding DUF262 domain-containing HNH endonuclease family protein, translating into MINIDKAFNTENRSIYEYFVQPGVGFYIPLYQREYSWDTSNIEQLLEDIAKGIEDLSDDSTENQIRFLGTIITVTESDKNNVQPQDTKALPPAIEKVIDGQQRLSTITLISALLYKQITVIEERLEKASKKLDEQYNGAEILSEISEACKDWKKKLQAVFGVDLNRGTPSIKPKIIRGNIDKWVMREQQNESYLSQISGYLYAFIEHFFNNGEMPTFDKQSNAGRNLKEVNIWLNKHVALAHLDSSEFCDAQTIFSKIDEDNLWQYKRPILKEILETGDITDKNTFSYHLSSLVQTFSVCHYLLDRCCFTIIKPANDDWAFDMFQSLNATGTPLTAIETFKPVVVQAVPNFKEASENEYFTKIEKAFENLSSAAQKSKLTNELLTSFALPVEGRRLATHFSAQRKWLGAIYGQLDSIAKKTEFIKYFGNYTEFYDDVWNKYKGKDKMPPSILAGTAEADLTSLLLLFLKESNHKMAITFLGTFYNDLVEGKENSASKFVSIVKAVSAFYLIWRAHQSNSGLDDVYRTYFRGSTKIAIESHTWLTNPNFEVGSIKSYLRDKLPKEKADWLATATINCTYSSSYSVCKFALFNAAHDTIPDDANPGLFKKSTAGKSDYLRLERWISEELDSIEHIAPKVNKGDWMPSIYSENDLFDKLGNLTLLPRGVNTSASNKGWDEKLIYYKHLGEQDPDRLVELTNKAKADNIPLKDSNLEILKRAKYADHIRPLLNIPENHQWNDEIIIERSRKILDTLWDRVIGWLE
- a CDS encoding putative phage abortive infection protein, whose translation is MKELLFIPLLRRKSSPKSMRKVGSPTKKVNIIFISGIAIVSILTIFVCWFYYVFLNSLLFGNDAQKTGPIGDSLGGFSTPIIGIGAAILTFLAFWVQFKANKQQQEDLKIERFETKFYEMLRIHRDNVDQIGINNNIEGRKTFSRLFNELKYTYYYCLNNINEQQKNSTTKLAIEKIYNISYLIFFFGIGQTSSKLVDDILDNESKPVFEKLAECINKTQDFYRRRTRPLSLKAKVSENESIRFFYDYVPFQGHMGNLSHYVRHIFQLVKFVEERYPISADIKAKNDYIATLRSQLSTYEQAFLYYNALSVLGRPWLESEKSEGGLLKKYPIIKSLPKPLADFYKTPDEIFGTAEKNDDENILFEWTEIKKRYTNIDKEKITS
- a CDS encoding helix-turn-helix domain-containing protein, yielding MKTYTVKISRLDYEIINRVREIREKKGISQRDLSELMNLSKSFVGKVEALGQPDKYSIRHLTLIATALKLKSLDELLPKAIPDQDIIEVVYQKVPKLNKAGVESKQLEESIVEIKAI